The following proteins are encoded in a genomic region of Alnus glutinosa chromosome 8, dhAlnGlut1.1, whole genome shotgun sequence:
- the LOC133876189 gene encoding uncharacterized protein LOC133876189 — protein MDGSGTFGMNSDYENWGDTPDDPQYCATEVPNNEYDEETNTEPDYAEILNLFESLFRVIEELHFNMQQASRIVRIPQRTSPLTGHMWMYWVLTNPNRTTCYERFRMYPCTFMKLCSTLKNNGYLGNSRYVKITEKVAAFLLVVCQAHSQRSVADRLQRSTHTISTYVGQVCKALCRLGNTLIQPCAIEMPHPYVARDRRYYPWFKDCIGAIDGTHIMACVTKHNVVPFIGRKKTPTQNVMCVTDFDLCFTFVCSGWEGSAHDSRIFTSTINDPVMRFPTPAEGFYYLVDSGYACSKGFLPPYRNERYHLPNFRDGGAQHRRKEELFNHRHSSLRSVVERTFGIWKNRFKILENMPPYEIPAQRLMVIACCTVHNFIRKDCADIDPLFSSALQEMYDESWINVSQRALMPGVSYVSPGQQPDQSEAGTRFMGMYQNSMCYDMWRAVNGD, from the exons ATGGATGGCAGTGGAACGTTTGGTATGAACTCAGACTATGAAAACTGGGGTGATACCCCTGACGACCCCCAATATTGTGCCACCGAGGTACCTAACAATGAGTATGACGAGGAAACGAACACGGAACCAGACTATGCTGAAATCTTGAATCTTTTCGAGAGTCTATTTAGGGTGATTGAAGAACTTCACTTTAACATGCAACAAGCTTCTCGAATTGTGCGTATTCCGCAACGCACGTCCCCTTTGACGGGTCATATGTGGATGTATTGGGTCCTGACGAACCCCAACCGTACTACATGCTACGAGCGCTTCCGGATGTATCCCTGTACCTTCATGAAGCTATGCagcacattaaaaaataatggcTATCTAGGGAATAGCCGATATGTTAAGATCACTGAGAAAGTAGCAGCATTTCTCTTAGTTGTTTGCCAAGCGCACTCGCAGAGGAGTGTGGCCGACAGGCTGCAAAGATCGACTCACACCATAAGCACATACGTTGGGCAAGTATGCAAAGCCTTATGTAGATTGGGCAATACGTTGATACAACCGTGTGCCATCGAGATGCCTCACCCATACGTTGCCCGTGACAGGCGATACTACCCCTGGTTTAAG gATTGCATAGGTGCCATTGATGGCACACATATAATGGCCTGCGTAACCAAGCACAACGTGGTGCCATTTATCGGTCGCAAAAAAACCCCGACACAGAATGTTATGTGTGTGACAGACTTCGACCTTTGCTTCACGTTCGTTTGTAGTGGGTGGGAGGGCAGTGCGCACGATTCACGAATTTTCACATCCACTATAAACGATCCCGTGATGCGCTTCCCAACACCGGCCGAAG GATTTTATTATTTGGTGGATTCTGGATATGCTTGCTCTAAGGGGTTCTTGCCCCCGTACCGCAACGAACGATACCACCTACCAAACTTTCGTGACGGTGGAGCCCAACATCGGAGGAAGGAAGAGTTGTTTAACCATAGACACTCTTCACTACGATCGGTGGTGGAACGAACTTTTGGGATCTGGAAGAATCGATTTAAGATTTTAGAAAATATGCCACCATACGAAATCCCAGCACAACGTTTAATGGTGATTGCATGTTGCACTGTCCACAACTTCATCCGCAAGGATTGTGCAGACATTGATCCATTATTTAGTTCCGCTCTGCAGGAGATGTACGATGAATCTTGGATCAATGTATCGCAACGGGCTCTTATGCCAGGTGTATCGTACGTATCACCTGGACAACAACCTGATCAATCCGAGGCTGGCACAAGGTTCATGGGGATGTACCAGAATTCAATGTGTTATGATATGTGGCGCGCGGTTAATGGCGACTAA